TGAGATTACTAAAGTAGTCTTATTACCCAATATACCCCTGACTAATACAACAAAGATACAACCTTTTAAGTCATACATTTAGCGTTGAAACTGATTTATCAGTGAACCGTGTCTGAGAGTGCACAGGAAGTGTACATGCGATTTGACTGTGAACCCTGTGTCTGGTCCCTCAGGTCAGTCAGCCCAGGCCCCCTCCCAGAGAAGTGGCTCTGGTGCAGCCGCCAGCAGATCCGCCAACGGGCGTGGCGCCCCAAGACCGGACCCCGCCGCCCCCCAGCACGGCCCCGAAACGGACGGCAACCCGGCCCAGAAACTCAAgtacagaacccccccccccatttcactcgcaggaaaaaaataaaacgactTTGTTCTCCTTTCCTGTCCGCGTGGATGAAACTGCCACGTGAACCtttcctttaaccctttaagctgtgaggtcacaaatatgtaattagaatgttcttaattgaacagtcactactggtgactgaaagcagtggagttctagaacactgacttccaAAGCATTCCAAAAGACCTTCTCTTCAAAGGCTTAAGCAGTGTGCTAAACGTGGATTGTGATTGTCCTGTAGGAAGCTGAAGGAGGTTCATAAGAGGCTGAACGAGCTGAGGGAGCTGGTGCATTACTACGAGCAGACCTCCGACATGATGGTGGACACGGTCAACGAGAACGTCAAGGACGAGGAGACCGAGGACGACTCCATCTTCGAGCCCATGTTTGACTCCGAGCAGGAGAATCTGGAACCCGTCACAAATATAAGGTCAGTCCCTATAAAAACGCACGAGTACCGACGGGCAAGAGAAGTGAACTTGGCATCGCTGAAGGCAGTTTCCCAGAAAGACCTTGTGCAATCTGAGAAGCATCGGTGCTTTGAAATGGCtttgtgttcctctgtgtgtgcgcgtgcagcTAGCGTACGGCTAACACGTGCTGCACACAtggctgagtgagtgtgggAGGGCCTGGGATCAGAATGTGCACATGCCCAGCCCTGCGTTTGTTCTGCATCATAAAAGACCATTTTTCACCGTTCTGTCACCCCGCGccataagcatttttttttcttcccttcccAGAAACCCGCAGCGTCCGGGAAACTGGACGGACATGAACAGTCTGACCGGCGCCCACGGCAACGGTAACCAAGACGGGCGGCTGAACACCAACCGCGAGATTAACAACCGCTCGGCAGCCAACCTCAGGAGCTTCAATATCCCGTCCGCCATAGGTACCCCTGTCTGTGGACACTGTGCACACGCGTATATATCACATTAGACTGGATGATTTATTCTAATGCTTTGACTGTTCATTGCTTAAATGTTGAGCGGAGATGATGTACCATAAAAAGTTAGTGCGTTTGCGACTGAATTTAGGGTTTAGCACTCTTGGTCCATAAAAGGGGAAGTATTTTCCACAGCAAGCATAACGTTCAGGGACGATGCACACAGAATATAGTAATAGGACACAGGCATCTTAGTAACATACAGTGAAGAGGTCATAAAACCCTGGTGATATAAAACCCTTATATTGTCATTAGTGACCtctgctgcagtgtttgttAAGGAACCGTATTTCAGACGGTAGGAATGAACGCTTAGATGAGTCAGTTGACCGCAGTGGCGGGGATTTTGACACTTTGACACAGAGCGGCGGTACGACCGGGGGGGCCGCTCccgcgggggggcggaggccgAGAGCAGCGAGGAGGAGGGAGCGGAGAGCGAGGAGCGCCCCCGGGGGCAGAGGaggcccggggggggcgggagtgggAGCTCCGGGGACAGCcggaggagcagcagggaggaggaCCCGGAGTTCCTGCAGAAGGTGGAGCGGCTGCGCTCCGCCAAGGAGAAGCTCCGccacctgcagcagctggtcGCCATGGTGCAGGTGAGCCGGGGTCGCGACCTCTGAGCGCGCACGGCGCCATTTACTGGCGCACGGTAATCTCAGTATAAAATGAGCACTAGGAAGGCTAACGTTAGCCATATTACTGAATGTAGGGGAGCTTGGTGGTTCACATATCCCATGGTTGTGTGCCCATGTAATGTGGTTTGTGAAAATGGATCGGTGGTGTAGCCAGCGGTGGCTTGTTGACGGTGAGGAATTATGGGTATTTTCAGAGTGATGACACGGACGAGACCACGGCTAACGCCTCCAGCGTTGCCGAGGATGAGGACGGTGTGAACCAGCGGCCCAACAACACGAGAGCCGCTGGCTCCAAACCGCAGAAAGACCTGGCTCTGACGGAAAAAGAAAGGTACAAAACAATGCTGGCAGAAAAGGCCATTAAAGGTTATGTGATGTGTTTGTTGAATGTGATACGTGtgctgtatgtgatgtgtgtcctgtatataatgtgtgtgttgtatgtgatatgtgtgtgttgtatataatgcatgtgctgtatgtattgtgtgtgctgtatataatgggtgttgtgtgttttgtatgtaatgtgtgtgctgtatataatgggtgtgctgtatgtgatgTGCTCGGTGTATATAatgggtgttgtgtgttttgtatgtaatGCATGTACTGGGGACGCTCTGTACAGAGAGAAGTTCTATGAATCCAagctgaagcagcagcagcaggagctgaagcACCTGCACGACGAGCGCCAGCGTCTGATGGACATCAAGGGCGAGATCCAGGACCTGCACTGGGCGTGCTCCGACCTGCAGGTACGTCCCCCTGATCTGTCCCCTGGCCCTGTCCCCCAGCGCGTCACCGCGTCTGAACCCCGGCTCCTCCTGTCCTTCCCAGAATCCCGCGCCCACGAGCCAGGCCCCCGCCGCCACGTCCACTCCCGCCGCCAACGCCCGCGGAGCCGCTCTGAACCGCACCGTGGAgcccaccgccaccgccgcccccgACAACCAGgtacgccccccacccccacccacccagtgCCACTCATGACCCTGCGGCGAGGCACGTCTCTaaacccaccctccctccccccccctcacagctGTGGGCCGAGATGCACAGGCACCAGATCCTGCGGGAGCACCTCAGGCAGAGAAGGAAGCACCTCGAGTCTCTGATGGAGGAGCACCAGAGGCGCAGCGTCCTGAGCGAACCCCCCCAGGAGGAGCACCAGAGATGCAGTGTCCTCAGCGACCCCCCCCAGGAGGAGCACCACAGACGCCACGTCCTGAGCGACCCCCCCATGGAGGAGCACCAGAGACGCAGCGTCCTCAACGAACCCCCCCAGGAAGGCCCAGGGCCCACACAGCAGGCCCCCCAGCGCCCTGCCACCGATGAGAGGTCGGCCCCTGAGTCATTACCAATGCCTAATCGCACCTTACACCAGGACACTGGTCTCCGATGACAACAAGGGCTTCGGTTTCCTTTGATTGACCTCTCGGGTTGTCTCGGTCATGGGTTGTAGTTCTGCTGCGCTCTCTATCTCATAGAAGCCAGTGATCAACATTCACTTTGCATTTGGAAGACGAGTGGATGTGCATGCGCTTTATTTCATTGTATACGGGGCTGTGCACTTGCCCTTTAAATGATCATATTTCCTGAAAATGGACACTAAGACCTTCACCATAATATCACTGTTAAATTTAATATGCCTGGAGGCCTCCTGAAACATTTGGGTTTGGGTGAAAAGTATGCCGAGGACGTCACAATAATGTTGCGGAAAATTTAATGTTCCTTACCTTTAATAAGCTGGCTATTCttattgaaagcaaaataaGTTAATACACTGATGGAATGATTATtagatttaaaattttattaattgtttaatgaaaaagaaGTACTCCTGTACTGTGATGTACACAAAACAATCACTAACTAGTCCCTGCTCCTCATAAAATGCTGTTGTACAGCGAGAAATTATGACGCCCAAAAACTAACTGCTGATaggttagtgtgtgtatgacgGACAGCCTTTGAAATGCTCCTATAGGATGATGGCTGCATGGGGCGGGTCCTCACCGGGTATGCTTGATGAGTATGAAGATGACGTCATGATGGGGGTGGAGCCTgggctggaggaagaggaggaagcggACTCGAGCTCCAGTGAAGAACTTCCTTCGTACTCCAGCCGGAAGCGCAGGTCTCTCAGTACGAGGAAATCACAAGACCGGTATGTGTCTACCACACCTTCACCTAGTCATACACCACTACCACACCTTCACTTACAGGGGAATTTGTATTCTGCTACCACACATTCACTTTCAGGAGAACTCAACCGAAAAGTCCTCATTTTATACCGTATGCTCCGTCTTACTCTCAGAATAATtggtattttatatttcaaaaccGGCAAATCTGTCATCTGTctgaaaaacttatttttcatttgggtgaatgaattggaattggaattCAGAAGTGTAACGAGAACTCGTTTAtagctttctttgtttttcataagACACCATCACAGTGTTAAAGACCTGAAATGCAGCCTCCACTAGGTTTCCCCAATGCATGCATTCTCTGCTGGCTTTATACCTGACTTAATCCCTGGATGACATCATTGTTTAGGGTGGGGCTCTGTACACTTTCtttgtattatgtattatgtattatgtggCACCATAGAAATGAGGTGGACGCATTCCTCTTCTAGGCAAGGATCAACACGCTAATCCGTGATTCTATGGTTGCGTTTGCGCATTAAGTTTGTGCTGTTCTCGTTGGAAGAGCAGTCACGGGTGCTGTACAGTACGTACGAGCGAACGGTGTTTCCGCTGACCCCCCCAGGTCCCTGCAGACCTCGAACCCGCGCTCGGCGAGCAGGAGCGACCGGCCCTCCCCCAGGTCCCAGCAGGAGCAGCGGAGCATGAGCAGGAGCATGAGCAGGAGGCGCCAGGAGAACCCGCGCTGGGCCTCGGAGCTCTCCTTCCTGGAGGAGAAACAGCACTGGCAGGAGCAGATCGCGCGGCTGCAGAAGCAGCTGGACTTCAGCACCTCCGTGTGCCAGACGCTCATGCAGGACCAGCAGGTGCACTCCCCTACAGAGCAGAATTTAGaagaaactaaataaacaatCTATAAATATTCCATTTACCTTAAGAAATAAAGTCACAGAAATTTCATTTGGAGATTCCTGAATTACCAGTTATTAATATACTTGTTTCAagttaaacataatttttgttaCTAGTTTTCTTAGAAACTCATCATGTactactgaataaaaatgtgtctgtttaaTGCTTAAATGCCCACGCCCCAGCTGAACATGAGTTGTGCATCTTGAATTCTTGCAGCGTAGAATGTGTTTGAGCCTTCAGGCCTGAGTGTGCTTCTGAAAGGCCGTCTCTTTGCTTTTGATTTACTCTATGTACAGTAATGTCATTGGGGTTTTGAGTGTGTAAATAAGGGAGAGGCTAAATTCTCTCAGGCACTGTCCTGTTTCTGAACAgagtctctgtttctctctcagacacactgtcCTGTTTCTGAACGGCtgtctccgtttctctctcagacacactgtcCTGTTTCTGAACggctgtctctgtttctctctcaggcgCTGTCCTACATCCTCCCCTCGCTGATGACCGCCCCCTACAGTATGTTGCCGGGCAACGTCGGGTCTCCGCAGGTGCACGTCGTTATGCACCAGCTCAACCAGTGCTACGCGCAGTTGGCATGGCAACAGAGCAACGTTCAGAGGTGAAACGCCTTTTACGGGCTCCCGAAGGGCACCGTGGGTATTATACGGGTTTTTACGACCGGATGCTTATGTATTATAATATTTCCATCTTTGGCACAAATCAGATCTGCTCGGTACGAGGGGATAAAGTAACGGCGCGTGTTATTTACAGATTGAAACAGGTGCTGAACGATctgcagcggcagcagcagcagcaatcaCAGCCGGCGGAGCAAAGCACAAATCAGGAGCCCAGCCCCGCCTTCTCCCCcctcgcttccccccccccattaaataCCATCAACCTGCCGGGGCTCGGAAACTGCTCCTATCTGTCTCCTGGTATGTACCTCTGAGGAAGCGCTGCTTCAGTGTGAGAAAAGACTCAGCGACGATTCCAAAAAGTAGAGGGGacgggaaaaaaatgtatagaatACATCCATAAAATATCCACCCTTACCATTTTTTAGGATTTGTAAAgattacatatttattcttaCTATTACTGAAAAATGCTGAGTGCTGATGTCTTTGGAATTTTGTTACAGAATTATTTAATTCCATCTGTACATCTGTTTTTAACCCAAGGTAGAACACAGTCCATTTctatttaaccctttaatgtgcaaggtcacaaatatgtgattagaatgttcttaagctgaacattctgatgatgatgtcacagtcactaccggtaactgaaagcagtggagttgtAGAACgctgatttagaattttgaagaagcATTCCAAACGAgctgctcttcagagggttGGAACGGTAGCCTGCGTGCTTGTGAATTGACTGGTTCAGAGTGATGCTGCAGTTCCTGTGTGAGATGTTCCTGGCTGTGGCTGAGCCTGGTTGGCTCTGTCTCTAAACTGgcacatccctctctcctcagggTTCAGTTACAGCCCCCTGTTCCCCCCGGGCGTGGGGGAGTTCTACCAGAACCTCGGGGCCCAGGACAGCGGCTCGCCACGGCCGGGCGATCCCGGCGGCTCCGCCTCCGCCACGCCCGAGGGCGTCGGCTTCCCGCAGCCTTTCGAGAGCTGGTCCGCCGGCGGGGACAAGCGGTGCGAACCAcgtctgcacgcgctcagtaatGCGCACGTTACACCGCGTCAGTGCTAGCGCTGCTCGCTAGTACCCACACTGGCCAGATGCCCAAAGCGCCTGCGTTCCCATGGCCCCTGTGCTTCTCAGTTAAACAAGCGAAACGCTCGGTAGCGTCGCGCtaatgattgatttatttagttGGTTTTCTGGGCGCAGAGCACCTGCTCACCACCCCGAAGAACATCGATGCCTTTATTTCCCTCCTCTATAGACGGCGCTCGGTGCGTCTTCACACATTTAGGCCTCCGTTTCAGCTCTTTCCGTAATGAAAATGTCTCCGGCTTTGTGGCGCTGTGCGGATCTCCATCTGTTGCCGGTCTGTCCCCTCGGTGAATGTACTGCTGCGTCAGACTGCGCGGTGTTCAGGCTGCGGCAGGGCCACAGGGAGACATTCACAGCCAAGCTGTTCTGTCTGGCTGCGGTGTTAATCAAAATGTCACCGGCTCAGTTGAGTGCTTCTGTTCAGAACTCCTCGGGCTTTTCTCTGAAGAGTTACGCAGCGCAGCCTGTGACTAACATTAGCATTTTCATCTCATCTGAGAACttcaaacaaacttttttttccggAAAATTCTTAAGCATTTCGTAATTACTGGCAGGGAATGTGCTGAGCTCGGCTGTGCCAGGTCAGTTTCCTTTAAGAAAGATGACTTGTAAATGTGTGGTGTGTCCAACCAAAACACTTAGGCGATTGTGTACCCCCTGTATCCGTCCATAAACTGTAAAtgcacaggtcagaggtcagcgtGAAGGAGACTGGGAGAGTAAATGACTTCCTGTTTGACAGGAACAGGACGAAGACCGAAGGTGGTGGCTGTGCGGACCGCGCCGACGGCAGAGCGGGCACCGACCCGGCGCCCCCTGGCATGGCGGGCACCGGCGGGCAGACCCAGAGACCCGGCGCCCGGCCGCAGCCTCCCAGGGTCCTCGGCGGCAGACGGGTGGAGGAGGGGACGCTGGGGGGTGTGCCGGACCCCTCGGACCCTGCCACCGTCGCCAAAACCTTCAGGTCGAAGAAGGCCTCAGCACAGGCCCTGCTCGCCTCCAAAGACAAAACCTCCAAGGTCCTGAACAGGAAGAGGCGGGGCAAGGCCCTCGGCAGGAAGccaggtgtgtgatgtcatgtgccCTGACCTGGGGTGTCTAATCTTATtggaaaagggccagtgtgggtgcaggtttttattttagccccACACTaagacacccgattctactaattaactGGTCATGGTCTCCAATCAGGACCTtggtaagtagaatcaggtgtgttagtgctgggctgtaacaaacacctgcaccctCACTGGCCTTTTCCAGATaggattggacacccctgctacCAACCATTTGACTTCCACCTTCCAGTCAGATTTGTCTTTGACGAGACCAGTTGGCCAAAGTTTTACCAAAGTAGCAGTACAgtttaaagggttaatgagaGACATCAAAGGATGGTGAGGATGGCTGGAACACAGACAGATCTCTAACCTAGCGATACTCTGCAGAGTGCTCACCTGGCCTCTCTGACTGTAATGGACTGTTACTCTTTGCTCTGTGAAACGGAGCAGCTGAGGACTGTTCTCCAGGGTCCCTGTCGCTCGGCGATGGTAGTTACGGTTACGGTGTGCTGTTCCAGGTGTGGTAAGCGGCAGTGTGTCCAGTGCCAGTGACTACAGCAGGGGGAAGGGTCCTCAGAGCAGGGAGACGGAGCGTCCGGAGAGCATCCTGGACAAGCTCACAAAGGAGAAGCTGGGCAGCAAACCCACGGCCCAGAAGAGCAAGGAGCTCTCGTCCGGTGAGCTGCCAGGGCACGCGCTCCGCTCTGATAGGACGATCACGTGTAGGATTTAAAGAGCACAATTTCTTTTCCCTCACAAAACAGTCAAGTAGTCAAAAAAGAGGTCTGGGTTCTCTTCCAAATATATCAGTCACATTCTGTGTAGTCCATGGTGTTCACTTAGTCCTGCTGTAACTGGCCCTGACTTTTTCCCTGACTAATGTCCTAAAGCAAAGCAGTCTAAAAAACAGCAGATTAGCAGTCTCTGCTGTCATCTCTGTCCAGCGATTTAGGGAAATAGCAGCAGAACTGATGAAGGAAATTCCACAGAGTTTAGATGTTTAGACAAACATATCGAACTGTTGCAGGTCTTCTCggagaacagcagagggcagtgtcACACATCACATGCACTTTTTCCTTTGACATTTCTTTTCTGCTCTTTGTTTTATTAACCGTCTACAGAAAAGGATGTTTTCTGATGTTATGATGTTTATTCTCACCCCCCGCCTGCGTTTCTCTAATCCGTGTGCCCCTTCCTGTTTGTCCTGCTCCGTACAGCGTATGCTTGGAGGACCCCTTTCCTCTCTAACCGAATTGCATGCACTGAAGTTCAAGGTAAAATCTCCCCCCGCATGTTAACGTGCTGTTCGGTATGGCCGTCCGGTCATCCTCGCACCCTTTTTGCATCATTAGATTACTAATTCATTCTTTTATCTTTTCGGTTGGCGGGCGTCCAGGTAACGCAACGCTTGCCTCGTTGAGAAACCAAATGAGCTCGAGTGCCGCGTGGCAGAATGGATGCGTTAGCATTTTACTTGCATCCGCGTCTATCGATTGGCCGCTTGTGGCGTGAATCACAATGGATGCTTCGCACGCTCCCTGAAAGTCAAATTAGAAAGATGAAAGGTTTTGAAGAATTTGCATGACTTTGAAAGCGGTGGTTTATAGTGcggatattttttttgtttaagtgaTGCAACACTTTTGATATACCCTACTGTACAGTTCTGATGgttatttaaatttaagtaaATTAGCCTTTGAAATAAGTAGATATGTCCTTGAGTTGGTGGTATAGGTCAGTGTGAGGATCCTTGATGAATGAGATTGCAGTTTTTAGTTTGGAGTTGGGAACGAGCCAAAAAGCAAGACATTgactatttgtttgtttatcacaTCCCGATTCCAGGATAATTGGTATTCTATCTGAACTGGTGCCCCACGTACAAAGTGAGGTTTAGTTCTTTCAGACTGCAAAGATTGGTAGCATTTTAAGAAGTCAAAAGTTGTGTACCACTGTTGGGAACATTTTCGTTTGTGGCTGCATTCAGTTTCAAAATGCGCCCTCTGCAGGCACCTGAGGGAATAgcacacattttccattatCTTCTGTTTTATCCCAATGGCTGCTATTGTTACGGATGTGTACAACAGGGCTGTCATCGAGGGGGGTGACAACTGGAGGctttgacaccccccccccccgatgacAGGTGGGATCGGGGCAGGGGTAGCAATGATCTGTGAGCTTGTGGGAAATATTATTCTCCCAGGTGTTGAgaatataacacattttttgtttcacagaCACCAGCAGTGATTTTTCCCTGTTCGAGGCTCTGCGGGAGACCATTTATTCAGAAGTGGCTTCTCTGATCTCCCAAAACGAGTCCCGGCCCCATTTCCTCATCGAGCTCTTCCACGAGCTGCAGCTGCTCAACACGGACTACCTGCGTCAGAGAGCGCTTTTTGCCTTACAGGTGACTGCCTTAAATCCTGCACGTGCATGTTTAATGGGTCTGTGCGGTGTTTTTGTGGTACCTGTAGGACATAGAGAGCAGGCACTTGCATATTTAATGGATGTGGTGTTTTTGTGTACTATGTAGGACATAATGAGCAGACACTTGCATGTTTAATGGGCCtgtgtggtgtttttgtgtAACCTGTAGGACATAGTGAGTAGGAACTTGCATATTTAATGGATGTGGTGTTTCTGTGCACCCTGTAGGACATAGTGAGCAGGCACTTGTATGTTTAACGGGCCTGTGTGGTGTTTCTGTGCACCCTGTAGGACATAGTGAGCAGGCACTTGACTGAGAAGGACGTGGGGGAGGAGGCGGCTGCGTCTCTAAGCTCTCCTGTCTGGGCTGCCTCCAATTCTGACCTCACGCCCAGCGAGAGCCTGGCCACCAGCGACGGTGTAAGACTGCGCAGCGATTTCAGAATCATCCATAGGAATTACACCACACTGTCTGTGGATGTATCTGTATTAAGTCCTGAATATGTAAACCTGAACACATATGAGTATCTCTGGGGGGTGTGTACATTCATTGTTATTATCATATGCTCTCAGGGGAGTTCTGCATAATGAAAactgttaaatgtttaattgcatacattacattactattTATTAGGGACATATCCTTATCTATTTTATACTCTACACACTGCTCTGAGTTTGCACTGGGGTCACAAAGCTCATGTACAGTGTCATAGGCGGCAGAAGCCCTTGGTCATGAATGATTGAGCCCTGTATGCCAGAATCTGCTGTAATAAACACATTACTGACGGCCCCAGGATTGTACACAACAGTTCTGATGTGTTTTCGGTGGGATCGTAGCCGTTGACCGTGTCCACCCTTCGACCTCAGGACGTCTCTGAGAAGAACGTGGCGAAGGCCCTCTACGCCAGCCGGAGCCTGAACGATGGCGTCGGCTCGCTGGACAACGAGAGCACCCTGTCCACCTCGTCCATCCTGGACCCGTTCGCCAGCGACGACCTGGGTGAGTGAGAGCCGCCGcggtcgccgccgccgccgccgtcacCGCCGCGGTCGCCGGGGTAACGGCGCCTGACGCTCGCTCTCTCCGGTGCAGGGAACACGGTGATTCACTTAGATAAAGCGCTGGCTAGGATCAGGGAGTACGAGCGCATGAAGCTTAGCGagaacgccgccgccgccgccgatcccgcctcctcctcctcctccgctgccGCCGCGGCCGACCCcagtgccgccgccgccgccgccctgccGCCAGGTAACCGCTCCACTAACGCTTGGGCGCTTCCTCCTGCTGGGCTCGCCACGCTGTGCTTTTAGGGGACCGTGTTTCTCTCGCCCGTACACGCtcccacacacgcgcgcgctaaccgctaaccgggCCGTTCGCCTCCCCAGGCCCCTCCGAAGGCCAGAACATCCTCGGCCAGATGTTCTCCGGGGTGCGCTGCCCGCAGATCGACACGCAGCAGCTGGACCGGCAGATCAAGGCCATCATGTCCGAGGTCCTGCCCTTCTTACAGGTCAGAAGAACAGAAATGTGTTATACTGGTTTGTGTCGGTTGAAAATACATGATTCACCGTGATCTTTTTAATTCTGAATAGTCATTGAAGCTAGTTAAATATATATAGCTATGACatagaaaagcaaaacaatatttaaatctttttttaaattaatagatAAAATACATGTTTCTTGTTTACTGACTAGATCGATATCATGCACTCTCATGCCTTGCTCTGTGAgtactgctaatgctaactgaCTGGACAAGCTCACTAATTTTTACATTGCGTTTTGAATGGTCAGTGTCTCCTGGAGAGTGAGCGAGTAGAGTCTAAACTCCACTGTATGAGAGAGAGCGCGTGCGGTTGTGTGTGGTAACGCTGGCCGTGCGTGTCGTTTGTTCAGGAGCACATGGACGACGTGTGCTCCACGCAGCTCCTCACCTCCATCCGGCGCATGGTGATGACCCTGACGCAGCAGAACGACGAGAGCAAGGAGTTCGTCCGCTTCTTCCACAAGCAGCTGGGCAGCATTCTGCAGGTCCGTGCCCCCCGAGTCCT
The nucleotide sequence above comes from Anguilla rostrata isolate EN2019 chromosome 7, ASM1855537v3, whole genome shotgun sequence. Encoded proteins:
- the LOC135260011 gene encoding pericentriolar material 1 protein-like isoform X2, which encodes MATGGPPFDCADEQELPNWTVGNGSLEDRLNNMDWDVPQKKANRSSEKNKKKFSTVVESRLTNDISPESTPGAGRRRARTPHSYPQTKYTSQMSVPEQAELDRLKQRINFTDLDERSIGSDSQGRVTAANNQRQVSENKKAFNFLPLHVNTNKSRELAAAAGGEDSKKQGAGRDIFSGVPRKDALHGEWASLFEDGTGEPGIDSSQVVSRLVQIREYISMACCMRDDLVEKNDIPANVEHLTQLIDHLKEQEKSCLKFLQKLLARENDEDDIRTIDSAVGSGSVAESTSLNIEVHSGASDTTEVSRTARYRPRIEDNLGKSATPEQGTLYGVTAAAALGAEGAWPDRNVSQRLAKGRDPHGEAREELENLRKQHDLLKRMLQQQEQLRALQGRQAALLAMQQKAEQAIAVMDDTVVTETTGSVSGISITSELNEELNDLIQRFHNQLHDSQTKAVPDNRRQAQSLSLTREVSSSRNPPGGDPASLPCAQLTKLQELQDKKQTVDKILAELRMLRDHALYKHPCQSAQAPSQRSGSGAAASRSANGRGAPRPDPAAPQHGPETDGNPAQKLKKLKEVHKRLNELRELVHYYEQTSDMMVDTVNENVKDEETEDDSIFEPMFDSEQENLEPVTNIRNPQRPGNWTDMNSLTGAHGNGNQDGRLNTNREINNRSAANLRSFNIPSAIERRYDRGGRSRGGAEAESSEEEGAESEERPRGQRRPGGGGSGSSGDSRRSSREEDPEFLQKVERLRSAKEKLRHLQQLVAMVQSDDTDETTANASSVAEDEDGVNQRPNNTRAAGSKPQKDLALTEKEREKFYESKLKQQQQELKHLHDERQRLMDIKGEIQDLHWACSDLQNPAPTSQAPAATSTPAANARGAALNRTVEPTATAAPDNQLWAEMHRHQILREHLRQRRKHLESLMEEHQRRSVLSEPPQEEHQRCSVLSDPPQEEHHRRHVLSDPPMEEHQRRSVLNEPPQEGPGPTQQAPQRPATDERMMAAWGGSSPGMLDEYEDDVMMGVEPGLEEEEEADSSSSEELPSYSSRKRRSLSTRKSQDRSLQTSNPRSASRSDRPSPRSQQEQRSMSRSMSRRRQENPRWASELSFLEEKQHWQEQIARLQKQLDFSTSVCQTLMQDQQALSYILPSLMTAPYSMLPGNVGSPQVHVVMHQLNQCYAQLAWQQSNVQRLKQVLNDLQRQQQQQSQPAEQSTNQEPSPAFSPLASPPPLNTINLPGLGNCSYLSPGFSYSPLFPPGVGEFYQNLGAQDSGSPRPGDPGGSASATPEGVGFPQPFESWSAGGDKRNRTKTEGGGCADRADGRAGTDPAPPGMAGTGGQTQRPGARPQPPRVLGGRRVEEGTLGGVPDPSDPATVAKTFRSKKASAQALLASKDKTSKVLNRKRRGKALGRKPGVVSGSVSSASDYSRGKGPQSRETERPESILDKLTKEKLGSKPTAQKSKELSSAYAWRTPFLSNRIACTEVQDTSSDFSLFEALRETIYSEVASLISQNESRPHFLIELFHELQLLNTDYLRQRALFALQDIVSRHLTEKDVGEEAAASLSSPVWAASNSDLTPSESLATSDGDVSEKNVAKALYASRSLNDGVGSLDNESTLSTSSILDPFASDDLGNTVIHLDKALARIREYERMKLSENAAAAADPASSSSSAAAAADPSAAAAAALPPGPSEGQNILGQMFSGVRCPQIDTQQLDRQIKAIMSEVLPFLQEHMDDVCSTQLLTSIRRMVMTLTQQNDESKEFVRFFHKQLGSILQESLSRFCGRPLRECGEDLLVAISETLFNELAFFRLMQDLDGPRRRFRKRANAMIIKNPPEAWEKKLREAQPFSAGFHDEDKDRDDTEKGNVANAPKTQDGPSGDASEREEEDEEDDDSEGLPLSIHLSKAETQPLTNYGSGEDENEDEELEEFEAGPVDVQTSMQASSEPAGQQEQKRNGAQADARRDAELGDGSAGCSDVTGGGAESAEEERGGRSERGGPALTASAPVPEATPTSSPNTDSPVMINEDVDDTENLTSKSDEDDFVKVEDLPLQLAVLSEEELKRTAEEQQPNRVSPGEPGDLLGNTQTVKEPETVGAQSA